One segment of Amycolatopsis alba DSM 44262 DNA contains the following:
- a CDS encoding DUF5987 family protein, with the protein MDSEEQVKVSTLEAYADTIVPGEKRFPDDHAIAGASPGPGAVAAGALELLHTEATGVTVGLPYLAQSLNDHAKVYAKEHDLILDEALPSFVALSFADRTALVRSLTAPGHPEKDGWVSLALFCNMSFDSAAHKHTAEAIAEGHPGLLAMGYTAPDEDGLWRFPKFSYRRELARLHPDTTPSGSPA; encoded by the coding sequence GTGGATTCGGAAGAACAGGTCAAGGTGTCCACTTTGGAGGCCTACGCGGACACGATCGTGCCGGGGGAGAAGCGGTTCCCCGACGACCACGCGATCGCCGGCGCCTCGCCCGGTCCGGGCGCGGTCGCGGCGGGCGCGCTCGAACTGCTGCACACCGAGGCGACCGGGGTGACCGTCGGGCTGCCGTATCTGGCGCAGTCCCTCAACGATCACGCGAAGGTCTACGCCAAGGAACATGACCTCATCCTCGACGAGGCGCTGCCGTCGTTCGTCGCGCTGTCCTTCGCGGACAGGACGGCGCTCGTGCGGTCGCTGACCGCGCCGGGGCATCCGGAGAAGGACGGCTGGGTCAGCCTGGCCCTGTTCTGCAACATGTCCTTCGACAGCGCGGCGCACAAGCACACCGCCGAAGCCATCGCCGAGGGCCACCCCGGTCTGCTGGCGATGGGCTACACCGCACCGGACGAAGACGGCCTGTGGCGGTTCCCGAAGTTCTCCTACCGCCGCGAACTGGCGCGACTCCACCCTGACACCACGCCTTCCGGGAGCCCCGCATGA
- a CDS encoding carboxymuconolactone decarboxylase family protein, protein MAPALVRLALRRVLREVRYVRPVSFGRATGLVRDVYRQLERDFGMLAPPVALHSPSPPVLAASWVMLRESLVATGETSRADREVVASLVSRANSCPYCVEVHGMALDSLGRSSEASAIVTGESVADPLAGPSTPAARAELTAVAFAFHYLNRVVSVFLGPSPLPSSVPDSAREKAKAVLGRFLRPGTGAMPGESLDLLPAGSRDFSWAAGNPFVEDAFSRASAAFGSLAVSSAVRDAVRRELSTWDGSPPGLSRSWVAVFDDPVVRLALVVAKAPYQVDDVLVTAAGLADRELVELVGWAAFAAAAHCVSLLPIRTY, encoded by the coding sequence ATGGCGCCCGCACTGGTGCGACTGGCGCTGCGGCGGGTGTTGCGCGAAGTCCGGTACGTCCGGCCGGTTTCCTTCGGCCGGGCGACCGGGCTCGTGCGCGACGTCTACCGTCAGCTGGAACGGGATTTCGGCATGCTCGCCCCGCCGGTGGCCCTGCATTCACCTTCGCCTCCCGTGCTCGCGGCGAGCTGGGTGATGCTGCGGGAGTCACTGGTGGCGACGGGAGAGACGAGCCGGGCGGACCGGGAGGTCGTCGCTTCCCTGGTGTCGCGAGCGAATTCGTGTCCGTACTGCGTCGAGGTCCACGGGATGGCCTTGGACTCGCTCGGGCGCTCTTCGGAGGCTTCGGCGATCGTGACGGGTGAGTCCGTGGCGGATCCTCTCGCGGGGCCGTCGACTCCGGCCGCCCGCGCGGAGCTGACCGCGGTCGCGTTCGCGTTCCACTACCTCAACCGGGTGGTGAGCGTGTTCCTCGGGCCGTCGCCGCTGCCGTCATCCGTGCCGGATTCCGCACGGGAGAAGGCGAAAGCGGTGCTGGGGCGGTTCCTCCGTCCCGGCACCGGGGCCATGCCCGGCGAGTCGCTGGACCTGCTCCCGGCGGGTTCACGGGACTTCTCCTGGGCGGCGGGGAATCCGTTCGTCGAAGACGCCTTCTCGCGTGCTTCCGCGGCGTTCGGATCGCTGGCGGTTTCTTCGGCCGTGCGGGATGCGGTGAGGCGGGAACTGTCCACTTGGGACGGCTCCCCGCCGGGCCTGAGCCGGTCCTGGGTGGCTGTTTTCGACGATCCGGTCGTGCGGTTGGCTTTGGTGGTCGCGAAAGCGCCTTACCAGGTCGACGACGTTCTGGTCACCGCCGCCGGGCTGGCCGATCGGGAGCTGGTCGAGCTGGTGGGATGGGCGGCTTTCGCGGCCGCGGCTCACTGCGTTTCGCTCCTCCCGATCCGCACTTACTGA
- a CDS encoding cytochrome P450, which translates to MTSGAETTQGARLAPPGPPRRATFGLLKKLFTDRLALMSDSAEAHGDVVRIAIGPKTMYLVNHPELAKHVLADNAANYHKGIGLQEARRALGDGLLTSDGEVWKKQRRTIQPVFQPKRIARQASVVANEVEGLVKRLRDTEGPVEILHEMTGLTLGVLGKTLLDADLGGFTSLGHSFEAVQDQAMFEAVTLSMVPQWAPLKKQRRFRESRADLRRIAEELVEQRLGNPAEDGEDVLSRLIATDGTREQMRDELITLLLAGHETTASTLGWAFHLLDEHPDVAAKLRAEADSVLGDQLPTHEDLHRLPYTARVVEEVMRLYPPVWLLPRVAQADDEIGGYHIPAGSDVVVVPYTLHRHPAFWPEPEKFDPDRFDPDRPSGRPRYAYIPFGAGPRFCIGNSLGVMEAVFVLTMVLRDLDLRKLPGYDVVPEAMLSLRVRGGLPMTVHTRNRR; encoded by the coding sequence ATGACCTCCGGTGCGGAAACCACCCAGGGGGCGCGTCTCGCGCCCCCTGGGCCGCCGCGCCGAGCGACCTTCGGTCTGCTGAAGAAGCTCTTCACCGACCGGCTGGCGCTCATGTCGGATTCGGCGGAGGCGCACGGGGACGTCGTCCGGATCGCGATCGGTCCGAAGACGATGTACCTGGTGAACCACCCCGAGCTGGCGAAACACGTGCTCGCGGACAACGCGGCCAACTACCACAAGGGAATCGGCCTCCAGGAGGCCAGGCGGGCGCTCGGCGACGGGCTGCTCACCAGTGACGGCGAGGTCTGGAAGAAGCAGCGCCGGACCATCCAGCCGGTGTTCCAGCCCAAGCGGATCGCGCGGCAGGCCTCTGTCGTCGCGAACGAGGTCGAAGGTCTCGTGAAACGCTTGCGGGACACCGAAGGACCGGTGGAGATCCTGCACGAGATGACCGGGCTGACGCTCGGCGTGCTCGGCAAGACGCTGCTCGACGCGGACCTCGGCGGGTTCACCTCGCTGGGGCATTCGTTCGAAGCCGTGCAGGACCAGGCGATGTTCGAAGCGGTGACGCTGAGCATGGTCCCGCAGTGGGCCCCGCTGAAGAAACAACGCCGGTTCCGGGAATCGCGGGCCGATCTCCGCCGGATCGCCGAGGAACTCGTCGAGCAGCGGCTGGGGAACCCGGCCGAGGACGGCGAGGACGTGCTGTCGCGGCTCATCGCGACCGACGGGACCCGCGAGCAGATGCGGGACGAGCTGATCACCCTGCTGCTTGCCGGGCACGAGACGACGGCGAGCACCTTGGGCTGGGCGTTCCACCTGCTCGACGAACATCCCGACGTCGCGGCGAAACTGCGCGCCGAGGCCGATTCGGTGCTGGGCGACCAGTTGCCGACGCACGAGGATCTGCACCGGTTGCCGTACACGGCGCGGGTCGTCGAAGAGGTCATGCGGCTGTACCCGCCCGTATGGCTGCTGCCGCGGGTGGCGCAGGCCGACGACGAGATCGGCGGCTACCACATCCCGGCCGGATCCGACGTCGTCGTCGTGCCGTACACGCTGCACCGGCATCCGGCGTTCTGGCCGGAGCCGGAGAAGTTCGACCCGGACCGGTTCGATCCCGACCGGCCGAGCGGGCGGCCCCGGTACGCCTACATCCCGTTCGGCGCCGGGCCGCGGTTCTGCATCGGCAACAGCCTCGGCGTGATGGAGGCCGTTTTCGTGCTGACGATGGTCCTGCGTGACCTCGACCTCAGGAAGCTCCCCGGCTACGACGTGGTTCCCGAAGCGATGTTGTCGCTGCGGGTGCGCGGCGGGCTGCCGATGACCGTGCACACCAGGAACAGGAGGTAG
- a CDS encoding SDR family NAD(P)-dependent oxidoreductase, whose translation MSVERISIVGIGLRYPDAGSPDELWENVLAGRRAFRRLPDERMNREDYYSPDPKAPDRFYAQKAAVLRDYEFDRIKYKIAGSTFRSTDTTHWLALDVAAQALADAGFPEGDGLPRPATGVVIGNSLTGEFSRANIMRLRWPYVRRTVAAALAERGWAEGDTAEFLHDLEAQYKAPFPEIDEDTLAGGLANTIAGRVCNFFDFGGGGFTVDGACSSSLLSVVTAANALSEGDLDVAIAGGVDLSIDPFEVIGFAKTGALAKREMKVYDADSNGFWPGEGSGMLVLMREDDAIAQGKRIYASIGGWGVSSDGKGGITRPEASGHRLALKRAYEKAGYGVETVSYFEGHGTGTALGDATEIEALSTARRDADPLADRAALSTIKGNIGHTKAAAGVAGLIKATLAVYHQVIPPATGHFEPHESLVGDSARMYVPAEAGLWPADHPVRAGVSAMGFGGINSHVTVTEAPGAARRKELDEKTRALVAGRQDSELLLLDAADAASLRGRVTGLLEVVPKLSFAELADLAGTLSAELSGKPVRAAVVATSPEDAERKLSKLLDLLGEGEPEVFSATEGIFAGSRSTDPKIGFLFPGQGSGQGTVGAVRKRFANADDVYRAAGLSTGADQVATDVAQPRIVTGSLAGLRVLKSLGIEANTAAGHSLGELTALHWGGALTEREVLELAKIRGKVMATASDGNGAMAGIAATPGVAERFAEGEEVVIAGYNAPEQTVLSGPSEAIDRVVARARAEGFTATRINVSHAFHSPAVVPAAEAMTDELAAFDFARLDRPVVSTVTGDVLHAAEDLRDLLRDQVVLPVRFREAAAKVAERSDLVIEVGPGRVLTGLFGEIAPGTPVLAIDTDSPTLAAVLRVAGAAFAFGAPLETSALFAGRVVRALPVDGEFSFLASPCEAAPSIGAELARDRVADPAEATTGEASESGGSSTLDLLRKLASERVELPLDAVTADTHPLDDLHLSSITVGQLVNDVTRALGRPALEGMPNFATVCLGELAEMIDELAQTAKPADGNQAEVAGVGPWVRPFAVEYVVAPKPAPDLTPGLAAAEWTAFAPDGHPLAEPLRAALATAGVGDGVLLCLNEDSDADDVGLFLEAGRAVLAAPNGTRFVVVQHGLGASGLAKTLRLEDPSARTTIVDLADVNPVDPEAVGGAVSTVVTEVAATTDFSEVRYDTAGVRTVPKLGALAPSEAEGTPLGTEDVLLVTGGGKGITAESALALAKDSGAKLALLGRSDPADDAELSENLGRMAAAGITYRYERADVTDGRQVADAIGRVQAEFGPVTAVLHGAGRNEPAALFSLTEESFRKTLAPKIGGLNAVLDAVDKDKIKLLVTFGSIIGRAGLRGEAHYATANDWMTELTVRFGREHPNARAIALEWSVWSGTGMGEKLGVVSALMRDGITPIPTEEGIEILRQVVGDPAAPSVLVVCGRTAGLATLPVEKRELPLTRFVDRAVVHYPGVELITEADLSAGSDPYLADHLLDGQLLFPAVIGMEAMTQVAKAALGAETLPAPVFSDVEFLRPIIVSPGGSTTIRIAALARDAETVDVVLRSGETGFSADHFRARLRFSRPDPLGETIVRDVALPPVPVDPTTELYGTVLFQGKRFQRVTGYRRASARHAVAEIATGAEVDWFAPFLPQEQLLADPGTRDAMMHAIQCCVPDATLLPQGIERLYLAEPGEQDPEFVLLDARERSQDGDSYVYDLDVRNPDGKLVERWEGLKLRAVRKRDGEGPWVPSMLGSYLERSVERLLGSSRAIVVEPDPLGVSVETTPERRAQTALAAGRAVDGTLEIRYRPDGKPEADGVEVSASHSAELTLAITGTGRIACDVETAIERTPEDWAGLLGEDLLSVGELLAADAREPLSVAHTRVWSALECVRKTGDMTQALTVHRVDPDGWAVLSHGSARIATWVTTVNDRTDPVVFAVLQGEEN comes from the coding sequence ATGAGCGTTGAGCGGATTTCGATTGTCGGTATCGGTCTCCGATACCCGGACGCCGGTTCCCCGGACGAACTGTGGGAGAACGTCCTCGCCGGCCGTCGGGCGTTCCGGAGACTGCCCGACGAGCGGATGAACCGCGAGGACTACTACTCGCCCGACCCGAAGGCTCCGGACCGTTTCTACGCCCAGAAGGCCGCGGTCCTCCGCGACTACGAGTTCGACCGGATCAAGTACAAGATCGCGGGCAGCACGTTCCGCTCGACCGACACCACGCACTGGCTCGCCCTCGACGTCGCCGCGCAGGCCTTGGCGGACGCGGGCTTCCCCGAGGGTGACGGGCTGCCGCGGCCCGCCACCGGCGTGGTCATCGGCAACAGCCTCACCGGAGAGTTCTCGCGCGCCAACATCATGCGGCTGCGCTGGCCGTACGTGCGCCGCACGGTCGCGGCGGCGCTCGCCGAACGCGGCTGGGCCGAGGGCGACACCGCCGAGTTCCTCCACGACCTCGAAGCGCAGTACAAGGCGCCGTTCCCGGAGATCGACGAGGACACCCTCGCGGGCGGACTGGCGAACACGATCGCCGGCCGCGTCTGCAACTTCTTCGACTTCGGCGGCGGCGGGTTCACTGTGGACGGTGCCTGCTCGTCGTCGCTGCTTTCCGTCGTCACCGCGGCGAACGCGCTGTCCGAAGGCGACCTCGACGTGGCCATCGCGGGCGGTGTCGACTTGTCGATCGACCCGTTCGAAGTGATCGGCTTCGCGAAGACCGGCGCGCTCGCCAAACGCGAGATGAAGGTCTACGACGCCGATTCCAACGGCTTCTGGCCCGGCGAGGGCTCCGGCATGCTCGTGCTGATGCGCGAGGACGACGCGATCGCGCAGGGCAAGCGGATCTACGCCTCCATCGGCGGCTGGGGTGTCTCCTCCGACGGCAAGGGCGGCATCACGCGGCCCGAGGCGTCGGGCCACCGTCTCGCGCTGAAGCGGGCTTACGAGAAGGCCGGTTACGGCGTCGAGACCGTCTCCTACTTCGAGGGTCACGGCACCGGGACCGCGCTGGGCGACGCCACCGAGATCGAGGCGCTGTCCACCGCCCGCCGCGACGCCGACCCGCTCGCGGACCGTGCCGCGCTGAGCACGATCAAGGGCAACATCGGGCACACCAAGGCCGCCGCCGGGGTCGCCGGGCTGATCAAGGCCACCCTGGCCGTCTACCACCAGGTCATCCCGCCCGCGACCGGCCACTTCGAACCGCACGAGTCGCTGGTCGGCGACTCCGCGCGGATGTACGTCCCGGCCGAGGCCGGGCTGTGGCCCGCGGATCACCCGGTCCGCGCGGGTGTCTCCGCGATGGGCTTCGGCGGGATCAACTCGCACGTCACCGTCACCGAAGCCCCCGGTGCCGCGCGGCGCAAGGAGCTCGACGAGAAGACCAGGGCGCTGGTCGCCGGACGGCAGGACAGCGAACTGCTGCTGCTGGACGCCGCCGACGCCGCGTCGCTGCGCGGTCGGGTGACCGGGCTGCTGGAGGTCGTGCCGAAGCTTTCGTTCGCGGAGCTCGCGGACCTCGCCGGGACGCTTTCCGCGGAGCTGTCCGGGAAACCGGTCCGCGCGGCAGTCGTCGCGACGAGCCCGGAGGATGCCGAGCGCAAGCTGTCCAAGCTGCTCGACCTCCTCGGCGAGGGAGAACCGGAAGTCTTCTCCGCCACCGAGGGCATCTTCGCCGGTTCTCGCTCGACGGACCCGAAGATCGGCTTCCTGTTCCCCGGTCAGGGTTCCGGTCAGGGCACGGTCGGCGCGGTGCGCAAACGCTTCGCCAACGCCGACGACGTCTACCGCGCCGCCGGCCTTTCGACCGGCGCGGACCAGGTCGCCACCGACGTCGCGCAGCCGCGCATCGTCACCGGTTCGCTCGCCGGGCTGCGCGTCCTCAAAAGCCTCGGCATCGAGGCGAACACGGCCGCCGGGCACAGCCTCGGCGAGCTCACCGCGTTGCATTGGGGCGGCGCGCTCACCGAACGTGAAGTCCTCGAACTCGCCAAGATCCGCGGCAAGGTGATGGCGACCGCGAGCGACGGAAACGGTGCCATGGCGGGAATCGCCGCCACACCGGGGGTCGCCGAGCGGTTCGCCGAGGGGGAAGAGGTGGTCATCGCGGGCTACAACGCGCCCGAGCAGACCGTCCTTTCCGGACCGTCGGAGGCGATCGACCGGGTCGTCGCCCGTGCCCGCGCGGAGGGTTTCACCGCCACCCGCATCAACGTCTCCCACGCGTTCCACTCGCCCGCGGTCGTCCCGGCCGCCGAGGCGATGACCGACGAACTCGCCGCGTTCGACTTCGCCAGGCTCGACCGGCCCGTCGTCTCCACGGTCACCGGTGACGTCCTGCACGCCGCCGAGGACCTGCGCGATCTGCTGCGCGACCAGGTGGTCCTGCCGGTGCGGTTCCGTGAGGCGGCCGCGAAGGTCGCCGAGCGCAGCGACCTGGTGATCGAGGTCGGGCCCGGCCGGGTGCTGACCGGGCTGTTCGGCGAGATCGCGCCCGGCACGCCGGTGCTCGCGATCGACACCGACAGCCCGACACTGGCCGCGGTGCTGAGGGTCGCCGGTGCCGCGTTCGCTTTCGGCGCCCCGCTGGAGACCTCCGCGTTGTTCGCCGGGCGGGTCGTGCGGGCCCTGCCGGTGGACGGCGAGTTCTCCTTCCTCGCCAGCCCGTGTGAGGCGGCGCCGTCCATCGGCGCCGAACTGGCCCGCGACCGCGTCGCCGACCCCGCCGAAGCGACGACCGGGGAAGCCTCGGAGAGCGGTGGCAGCAGCACCCTCGACCTGCTGCGCAAACTCGCCTCCGAACGCGTCGAACTGCCGCTCGACGCGGTCACCGCCGACACGCATCCGCTCGACGACCTGCACCTTTCGTCGATCACCGTCGGCCAGCTGGTCAACGACGTGACCCGCGCGCTCGGCCGCCCCGCCTTGGAGGGCATGCCGAACTTCGCGACCGTCTGTCTCGGCGAACTCGCCGAGATGATCGACGAACTCGCGCAGACCGCCAAACCCGCCGACGGCAACCAGGCCGAGGTCGCCGGCGTCGGGCCGTGGGTCCGGCCGTTCGCGGTCGAGTACGTCGTCGCGCCGAAGCCCGCGCCCGACCTCACACCTGGCCTCGCCGCCGCCGAATGGACGGCGTTCGCCCCGGACGGCCATCCGCTGGCGGAGCCCCTGCGCGCGGCACTGGCCACCGCCGGTGTCGGCGACGGTGTCCTCCTGTGCCTGAACGAGGACAGCGACGCGGACGACGTCGGCCTGTTCCTCGAGGCGGGCCGCGCGGTGCTGGCCGCGCCCAACGGCACGCGGTTCGTCGTGGTGCAGCACGGGCTCGGCGCCTCCGGCCTGGCGAAGACGCTGCGCCTGGAGGACCCGTCGGCCCGCACCACGATCGTCGATCTCGCCGACGTCAACCCGGTCGACCCCGAGGCTGTCGGCGGTGCGGTGTCCACTGTGGTCACCGAGGTCGCGGCCACCACCGACTTCAGCGAGGTCCGCTACGACACCGCCGGTGTCCGCACGGTGCCGAAGCTCGGCGCGCTGGCGCCGTCCGAAGCCGAAGGAACCCCGCTGGGCACCGAAGACGTCCTGCTCGTCACCGGTGGCGGAAAGGGCATCACCGCGGAGAGCGCTTTGGCGCTGGCCAAGGACTCCGGCGCGAAACTGGCGCTGCTGGGCCGGAGCGATCCTGCCGACGACGCCGAACTGTCGGAGAACCTCGGGCGGATGGCGGCGGCGGGCATCACCTACCGCTACGAACGCGCCGACGTCACCGACGGCAGGCAGGTCGCCGACGCGATCGGCCGCGTCCAGGCCGAATTCGGCCCGGTCACCGCGGTGCTGCACGGCGCGGGCCGCAACGAGCCCGCCGCGCTGTTCTCCTTGACCGAGGAGAGTTTCCGCAAGACCCTCGCGCCGAAGATCGGCGGTCTCAACGCCGTCCTCGACGCCGTCGACAAGGACAAGATCAAGCTGCTGGTCACCTTCGGCAGCATCATCGGACGGGCGGGCCTGCGCGGTGAGGCGCACTACGCCACGGCCAACGACTGGATGACCGAACTGACCGTGCGCTTCGGCCGCGAACACCCGAACGCACGGGCGATCGCGCTGGAATGGTCGGTCTGGTCCGGGACCGGGATGGGCGAAAAGCTCGGTGTCGTCAGCGCTCTGATGCGCGACGGCATCACCCCCATCCCGACCGAGGAGGGCATCGAGATCCTCCGCCAGGTCGTCGGCGATCCGGCCGCCCCGTCGGTACTGGTCGTCTGCGGCCGTACCGCGGGGCTGGCCACCCTGCCGGTGGAGAAGCGCGAACTGCCGCTGACCCGCTTCGTCGACCGCGCAGTCGTGCACTATCCGGGTGTCGAGCTGATCACCGAGGCCGACCTGTCCGCGGGCAGCGACCCGTATCTGGCCGACCACCTGCTCGACGGTCAGCTGCTGTTCCCGGCGGTGATCGGCATGGAGGCGATGACCCAGGTCGCCAAGGCCGCGCTGGGCGCGGAAACCCTGCCGGCGCCGGTGTTCTCCGACGTCGAGTTCCTGCGCCCGATCATCGTCTCGCCGGGCGGGTCGACCACGATCCGGATCGCCGCGCTGGCCAGGGACGCCGAAACGGTGGACGTGGTGCTGCGCAGCGGGGAGACCGGGTTCAGTGCCGATCACTTCCGCGCCCGGTTGCGGTTCTCCCGGCCGGATCCGCTCGGCGAGACGATCGTCCGCGACGTCGCGCTGCCGCCGGTCCCGGTCGACCCGACGACCGAGCTGTACGGCACGGTCCTGTTCCAGGGCAAGCGGTTCCAGCGCGTCACCGGCTACCGGCGGGCCAGCGCACGGCACGCGGTCGCGGAGATCGCGACCGGCGCCGAGGTCGACTGGTTCGCGCCGTTCCTCCCTCAGGAACAGCTTCTGGCCGACCCCGGTACCCGCGACGCGATGATGCACGCGATCCAGTGCTGTGTCCCGGACGCGACCCTGCTGCCGCAAGGGATCGAGCGGCTGTACCTGGCCGAGCCCGGCGAGCAGGACCCGGAGTTCGTGCTCCTCGACGCCCGCGAGCGTTCGCAGGACGGCGACAGCTACGTCTACGACCTCGACGTCCGCAATCCCGACGGGAAGCTCGTCGAGCGGTGGGAAGGGCTGAAGCTGCGCGCGGTGCGCAAGCGTGACGGGGAAGGACCTTGGGTCCCGTCGATGCTCGGGTCCTATTTGGAGCGTTCGGTCGAACGGCTGCTCGGCTCGTCCCGCGCGATCGTCGTCGAACCGGATCCGCTGGGCGTTTCCGTGGAGACCACGCCGGAACGCCGGGCGCAGACGGCGCTGGCCGCCGGCCGTGCCGTCGACGGCACGCTAGAGATCCGCTACCGCCCGGACGGGAAACCGGAGGCCGACGGCGTCGAGGTGAGCGCGTCGCACAGCGCCGAGCTCACCCTGGCGATCACAGGCACCGGCCGGATCGCGTGCGACGTCGAAACGGCGATCGAACGGACACCGGAGGACTGGGCGGGCCTGCTCGGCGAGGATCTGCTTTCGGTGGGCGAACTACTCGCCGCGGACGCCCGCGAACCGCTTTCGGTCGCGCACACCCGTGTCTGGAGCGCGCTGGAATGCGTGCGCAAGACCGGCGACATGACACAGGCGCTCACCGTACACCGGGTCGACCCGGACGGCTGGGCGGTGCTTTCCCACGGCAGTGCCCGCATCGCCACCTGGGTGACGACCGTCAACGACCGGACCGATCCCGTCGTCTTCGCGGTGCTCCAGGGAGAGGAGAACTGA
- a CDS encoding GMC family oxidoreductase N-terminal domain-containing protein, translating to MTAYDKTDVVIVGSGFGGSIPAYHLAAGGAKVTVLERGPWLEAKEFEHDYLLGSSYTRAFDFVVGDGMSVLGGNCVGGGSVVYFAAMPRAPKFVFERHGSIGRRMWPSTITRDSLEPWYDRVSDSLPVSTQDWNDVSYAGGLWGALCNHSGRTANPAPVAVDNDRCVNCNFMMAGCRFDAKRSLLTNYLPAALAHGARIRPLHEVQRIERIDDGDYRVHFNIIDDEDYRVQSGSGTIDAKIVIIAAGAGATPVILQRSESALGTMPHAVGRYFSGNGERLNTAIINEERVREVLGLSREDGKVYAANHIGKGPTVANWDKLDGSLPEYERYSLEQLYFPPGLGTILAQVPDGDEPRWFGAQKKEILKQWASWLTIFLMTEDDNEGVFGAPPPTGNAYRISQQMLGRGALKYDPTPNTLHGWSLADAECKEILEKDGLAKVAPWTNDVVGAYTVHPLASCRIGDDPATSALHPNHELRDHPGIFVTDSASVPGALTVNPAMTIAALAERSVPGIVRALQARGVDVSYGAPAPDGSITGRRAVSKLSLVAGS from the coding sequence ATGACTGCCTACGACAAGACCGACGTCGTCATCGTCGGCAGCGGGTTCGGCGGTTCGATCCCCGCCTACCACCTGGCGGCAGGCGGGGCGAAGGTGACCGTGCTGGAGCGCGGGCCGTGGCTGGAGGCCAAGGAGTTCGAGCACGACTACCTGCTCGGTTCGTCCTACACCAGGGCGTTCGACTTCGTCGTCGGCGACGGGATGAGCGTGCTCGGCGGGAACTGCGTCGGCGGTGGCAGCGTGGTGTACTTCGCCGCGATGCCGCGCGCACCGAAGTTCGTCTTCGAGCGCCACGGCAGCATCGGCCGCCGCATGTGGCCTTCGACGATCACGCGGGACTCGCTGGAGCCTTGGTACGACCGGGTCTCCGACTCGCTTCCGGTGTCCACACAGGACTGGAACGACGTGTCCTACGCGGGCGGGCTGTGGGGCGCGCTCTGCAACCACTCCGGCCGGACCGCCAACCCGGCGCCGGTCGCGGTGGACAACGACCGCTGCGTGAACTGCAACTTCATGATGGCCGGCTGCCGGTTCGACGCGAAACGCTCGCTGCTGACCAACTATCTCCCCGCCGCTCTCGCGCACGGCGCGCGGATCCGGCCGCTGCACGAGGTCCAGCGGATCGAGCGCATCGACGACGGCGACTACCGCGTGCACTTCAACATCATCGACGACGAGGACTACCGCGTGCAGTCCGGCAGCGGGACGATCGACGCGAAGATCGTCATCATCGCGGCCGGCGCCGGGGCGACCCCGGTGATCCTGCAGCGCTCGGAATCGGCGCTGGGCACGATGCCGCACGCCGTCGGCCGGTACTTCTCGGGCAACGGCGAGCGGCTCAACACCGCGATCATCAACGAGGAGCGCGTCCGTGAGGTGCTCGGGCTGTCCCGTGAGGACGGGAAGGTCTACGCGGCCAACCACATCGGCAAGGGCCCGACCGTGGCGAACTGGGACAAGCTCGACGGTTCGCTGCCGGAGTACGAGCGCTACTCGCTGGAGCAGCTGTACTTCCCGCCAGGGCTCGGCACGATCCTCGCGCAGGTGCCCGACGGCGACGAACCACGCTGGTTCGGGGCGCAGAAGAAGGAGATCCTCAAGCAGTGGGCCTCCTGGCTGACCATCTTCCTGATGACCGAGGACGACAACGAAGGCGTCTTCGGCGCGCCGCCGCCCACCGGCAACGCCTACCGCATCTCGCAGCAGATGCTCGGCCGCGGCGCGCTGAAGTACGACCCGACGCCGAACACCCTGCACGGCTGGTCGCTGGCCGACGCGGAGTGCAAGGAGATCCTGGAGAAGGACGGCCTGGCGAAGGTCGCGCCGTGGACCAACGACGTCGTCGGCGCGTACACCGTGCACCCGCTGGCGTCGTGCCGGATCGGTGACGACCCGGCGACCTCGGCACTGCACCCGAACCACGAACTCCGCGACCACCCCGGTATCTTCGTGACCGACAGCGCTTCCGTGCCGGGTGCGCTGACGGTGAACCCGGCGATGACGATCGCGGCGCTGGCCGAACGGTCGGTGCCGGGGATCGTGCGGGCGCTGCAGGCCCGCGGTGTCGACGTCTCGTACGGCGCTCCGGCCCCGGACGGCTCGATCACCGGGCGGCGCGCGGTCAGCAAGCTGTCGCTGGTCGCCGGGAGCTGA